A stretch of the Polaribacter pacificus genome encodes the following:
- a CDS encoding alpha-ketoacid dehydrogenase subunit alpha/beta, producing the protein MTKTATKPTTKEISFNDFRDEVLNDYKIARISRECSLLGRREVLTGKAKFGIFGDGKEVPQLAMAKAFKNGDFRSGYYRDQTFMMAIGELTAEQFFSGLYANPSIEAEPMSAGRQMGGHFATHSLDENGDWKNLTAQKNSSADISPTAGQMPRLLGLAQASKIYRNVAELDKATNFSSKGSEVAWGTIGNASTSEGLFFETINAAGVLQVPMVMSVWDDEYGISVHARHQTTKENISEILKGFQRDNKNNGYEIFVVNGWDYVQLIDVYQRAAKIAREEHVPVLIHVKELTQPQGHSTSGSHERYKNAERLQWEQDFDCLAQMRNWILDFELENENGETLKFVDNEDSLVAIEKEAKKAVSTAKRNAWSNYLSKIQDELQTASQLLATVAEKSSNGSFILKIKNDLDSIKEPIRKDILVAARKVLRFLKDENFAEKTSLQNFVKNAIDQGADLYSSHLLSETKENPLNTTPIAPSYATEANMVDARIIMRDNFDALLKKHPEVLIFGEDAGFIGDVNQGLEGLQEKYGEFRVSDTGIREATIIGQGIGMAMRGLRPIAEIQYLDYLLYALQIMSDDLATLRYRTFGKQKAPLIIRTRGHRLEGIWHSGSPMGGIINNLRGIHVLVPRNMTQAAGFYNTLLAGDDPALVIECLNGYRLKEQLPTNLGEYRTPIGAVETLKEGSDITVVSYGSTLRIVDEAAKDLAQVGIHIEIIDAQSLLPFDLDHQTVKSLAKTNRLLIVDEDVPGGASAYLLQEILENQKGYQYLDSQPKTLTAKAHRPAYGTDGDYFSKPSAEDVFEMVYSIMNEAKPQEFKSLY; encoded by the coding sequence ATGACAAAAACAGCTACAAAACCGACTACGAAAGAAATTTCATTTAACGATTTTCGCGATGAAGTTTTAAACGACTATAAAATTGCACGTATTAGTAGAGAATGTAGCTTGTTAGGACGTCGAGAAGTACTTACAGGGAAGGCCAAATTTGGAATTTTTGGCGATGGTAAAGAAGTGCCGCAATTAGCAATGGCTAAGGCTTTTAAAAACGGTGATTTTAGATCTGGTTATTACCGAGACCAAACCTTTATGATGGCTATTGGTGAGCTTACAGCAGAACAGTTTTTTTCTGGCCTCTACGCCAACCCAAGCATAGAAGCTGAACCTATGTCAGCAGGACGTCAGATGGGCGGCCACTTTGCAACCCATAGTTTGGATGAAAATGGAGACTGGAAAAATCTAACAGCTCAGAAAAACTCAAGTGCAGACATCTCTCCTACTGCTGGGCAAATGCCTAGACTTTTAGGATTGGCTCAAGCATCAAAAATTTACCGCAATGTTGCAGAACTAGACAAAGCAACTAATTTCTCTTCAAAAGGAAGTGAAGTAGCTTGGGGAACCATCGGAAACGCTAGTACCAGTGAAGGGTTGTTTTTTGAAACCATCAATGCTGCTGGAGTATTACAAGTACCTATGGTGATGAGCGTTTGGGATGATGAATACGGTATCTCGGTACATGCAAGACATCAAACCACCAAAGAAAATATTTCTGAAATTTTAAAAGGGTTTCAAAGAGACAATAAAAATAACGGCTATGAAATTTTTGTAGTTAACGGTTGGGATTATGTTCAACTAATAGACGTATACCAACGCGCTGCTAAAATAGCAAGAGAAGAACACGTACCTGTTTTAATCCATGTTAAAGAATTAACCCAACCTCAAGGACACTCTACTTCTGGGTCTCATGAGCGATACAAAAACGCTGAGCGTTTGCAATGGGAGCAAGATTTTGACTGTCTTGCACAAATGAGAAATTGGATTTTAGATTTTGAGTTGGAAAATGAAAATGGAGAAACGCTTAAATTTGTTGATAACGAAGACAGTCTTGTTGCTATAGAAAAAGAAGCAAAAAAAGCTGTAAGTACTGCCAAAAGAAACGCTTGGTCTAATTATCTTTCTAAAATTCAAGATGAGCTTCAAACAGCTTCTCAACTATTAGCGACTGTTGCAGAAAAAAGTAGCAATGGCTCTTTTATTTTAAAGATAAAAAATGACTTAGACAGCATCAAAGAACCAATCAGAAAAGACATTCTTGTTGCTGCAAGAAAAGTACTGCGCTTCTTAAAAGACGAAAACTTTGCAGAAAAAACAAGTTTACAAAACTTTGTAAAAAACGCAATTGATCAAGGGGCAGATCTATACTCTTCTCACTTGTTAAGCGAAACTAAAGAAAACCCACTAAATACAACACCTATTGCACCTAGCTATGCTACTGAAGCCAATATGGTAGATGCAAGAATTATTATGCGTGACAACTTTGACGCACTTTTAAAGAAACATCCAGAGGTATTAATTTTTGGTGAGGATGCTGGTTTTATTGGTGATGTAAATCAAGGTCTTGAAGGCTTGCAAGAAAAATACGGCGAGTTTAGAGTTTCTGACACAGGAATTAGAGAAGCAACCATTATTGGACAAGGAATAGGGATGGCAATGCGTGGCTTAAGACCCATTGCAGAAATTCAATATTTAGACTATTTATTATATGCCTTGCAAATAATGAGTGATGATTTGGCAACACTTCGTTACCGTACTTTTGGAAAACAAAAAGCACCTTTAATTATTAGAACCAGAGGACATCGTTTAGAGGGAATTTGGCATTCAGGATCTCCAATGGGTGGAATCATTAACAACCTTAGAGGAATCCATGTTTTGGTTCCTAGAAACATGACACAAGCAGCTGGTTTTTACAATACTTTATTGGCTGGTGATGATCCTGCTTTGGTAATAGAATGTTTAAATGGCTATCGCTTAAAAGAACAACTGCCTACTAATTTAGGTGAGTACAGAACTCCAATCGGAGCAGTAGAAACCTTAAAAGAAGGTTCAGACATTACAGTTGTATCTTATGGATCTACCCTAAGAATTGTTGATGAAGCAGCAAAAGATCTAGCTCAAGTTGGCATCCATATAGAAATTATTGACGCACAAAGTTTATTGCCTTTTGATTTAGACCATCAAACTGTTAAGAGCTTGGCAAAAACCAATCGCTTGCTAATCGTTGACGAAGATGTGCCTGGAGGAGCTTCTGCTTACTTATTGCAAGAAATTTTAGAAAACCAAAAAGGCTATCAATATTTAGACAGTCAACCAAAAACACTTACTGCCAAAGCACACAGACCTGCTTACGGAACAGATGGAGATTATTTCTCTAAACCATCTGCAGAAGATGTATTTGAAATGGTTTATAGCATTATGAACGAGGCAAAACCACAAGAATTTAAAAGCTTGTACTAG